In Flavobacterium endoglycinae, one DNA window encodes the following:
- a CDS encoding ABC transporter permease, translating to MLLYLRLLKESLGFAINALRNNKLRTLLSLLGVTIGIFSIIAVLAAVDSLDKKISKDLSSLDKNTIYLMKFNFGPSEIPQWKREQFPNVKYDEYVGLKNSMNNTEQVGYQLFVNHETLKYDSKTVADVNIIPSSFEMVDIDGLSFDRGRFYNESESNSGTPVIVLGYDVADGLFGGSDPIGKNIRLYGQRFSVIGVMAKQGAGFFGDSNDTSVYLPANFLRRMYGDSDSMTPVIVLKPEKGVDMDAYKAEIAQKLRAIRGIKAGEMDNFFINVLSGFTDFIDGIIGQMNVVGWIISGFSLLVGGFGIANIMFVSVKERTNLIGIQKSLGAKNKFILFQFLFEAIILSVIGGIIGLLMVWGIALILTKVLDFDFVLSLGNILLGTGLAALIGLISGILPAVSAANLDPVEAIRTGM from the coding sequence ATGCTTCTTTATCTAAGATTATTAAAAGAAAGTTTAGGTTTTGCCATCAATGCGCTGCGCAATAATAAACTGCGTACTTTGTTGTCGCTTTTAGGTGTTACAATTGGTATTTTTTCAATTATAGCCGTTTTGGCAGCCGTTGATTCTTTAGATAAAAAAATCTCTAAAGATTTGAGCAGCTTAGATAAAAATACGATTTATTTAATGAAGTTTAACTTTGGACCTTCAGAAATTCCACAATGGAAAAGAGAACAGTTCCCAAATGTAAAGTATGATGAATATGTGGGATTAAAAAATTCCATGAATAATACAGAGCAAGTAGGATATCAGCTTTTTGTAAATCACGAAACTTTAAAATACGATTCTAAAACCGTTGCCGATGTAAATATTATTCCTTCGTCTTTCGAAATGGTCGATATTGATGGATTAAGTTTTGATAGAGGAAGATTTTACAATGAATCCGAATCAAATTCAGGAACTCCAGTGATTGTTTTAGGATACGATGTTGCCGATGGTCTTTTTGGAGGCAGTGATCCAATTGGAAAAAATATTCGCTTATATGGACAAAGATTTAGTGTTATTGGGGTAATGGCGAAACAAGGCGCTGGTTTTTTTGGAGATAGTAACGATACTTCGGTTTATCTGCCAGCTAATTTTTTACGCCGAATGTATGGTGATAGTGATTCAATGACGCCGGTTATTGTTTTAAAACCAGAAAAAGGTGTGGATATGGATGCTTATAAAGCTGAAATTGCGCAAAAATTAAGAGCTATCCGTGGTATAAAAGCAGGAGAAATGGATAATTTCTTTATTAATGTCCTTTCTGGTTTTACAGATTTTATAGACGGGATTATTGGTCAGATGAATGTTGTAGGATGGATTATTAGTGGTTTTTCTCTTTTGGTGGGAGGCTTTGGAATCGCTAACATCATGTTCGTTTCGGTAAAAGAAAGAACCAATTTAATTGGTATTCAAAAATCATTAGGTGCAAAAAACAAATTTATTCTGTTTCAGTTTTTGTTTGAAGCAATAATTTTGTCTGTAATTGGCGGTATTATTGGTTTGTTAATGGTTTGGGGAATTGCCCTTATTCTAACAAAAGTACTTGATTTTGATTTTGTTTTAAGTCTCGGAAATATACTTTTAGGAACAGGATTGGCGGCGCTTATCGGGTTAATTTCGGGAATTCTTCCAGCTGTTTCGGCAGCCAATTTAGATCCCGTTGAAGCGATTCGAACTGGAATGTGA
- a CDS encoding helix-turn-helix domain-containing protein — protein MSITTKQNHIGRKISRIRELRDMKQEALAQALGTSQQTVSAIENSETIDDTKLAEVAKALGVSAEAIKNFTEENMISYFNNFYDNSTSTGINGMFNPTQCTFNPLDKVVELYERLVLAEKEKVEYLEKLLKDK, from the coding sequence ATGAGCATAACAACAAAACAAAATCACATAGGACGAAAAATAAGTCGTATTCGTGAACTTAGAGATATGAAGCAAGAAGCTTTAGCTCAGGCTTTAGGAACCAGTCAGCAAACTGTATCTGCAATAGAAAATAGCGAAACAATAGACGACACAAAACTTGCAGAAGTAGCAAAAGCACTTGGAGTAAGTGCCGAAGCAATAAAAAACTTTACAGAAGAAAATATGATAAGTTATTTTAATAATTTTTATGATAATAGTACCAGCACTGGAATAAATGGAATGTTCAATCCAACTCAATGTACATTCAATCCGTTAGATAAAGTTGTAGAACTTTACGAGCGTTTGGTTTTAGCAGAAAAAGAAAAAGTTGAATATTTAGAAAAATTATTAAAAGACAAATAA
- the mreC gene encoding rod shape-determining protein MreC, with amino-acid sequence MQQIFNFIIRNSNRLLFLLLLGISLTLTIQSHSYHRSRVISSANFLSGGVYERINRVNEYLNLRAENDELVLENARLKSLLFNKEDTTKAPLPDSIKGVKPADIIVSKVIHNSYNTHENYITLNSGRNEGVKQDMGVINSLGIVGVIDNTSPNYSTVVSILNMKSQINAKIKKSNHFGSLTWDGKSTGFVQLEDVPRLASIRKGDTIVTGGQSVIFPEGINIGTVDKIFIKKNTSYYVINVKLFNDMTNLGHVYIIKSKDREELINLENKSKEKNE; translated from the coding sequence ATGCAGCAAATTTTTAATTTCATTATAAGAAACAGTAATCGATTGCTGTTTTTGCTGCTTTTAGGTATTTCGTTGACGCTCACAATTCAATCGCATTCTTACCACAGAAGCAGAGTAATCAGTTCGGCTAATTTTCTAAGCGGAGGTGTTTATGAAAGAATTAATCGTGTAAACGAATATTTGAATTTAAGAGCCGAAAATGATGAACTTGTATTAGAGAATGCAAGGTTAAAAAGTCTTTTATTTAATAAAGAAGACACTACCAAAGCACCGCTACCTGATAGTATTAAAGGGGTAAAACCAGCAGATATCATCGTTTCCAAGGTAATTCATAACTCATACAATACACACGAAAACTATATCACATTAAATTCCGGAAGAAATGAAGGAGTTAAACAAGATATGGGAGTAATTAACAGTTTAGGAATCGTGGGTGTTATAGACAATACTTCTCCAAATTACTCAACTGTAGTAAGTATTTTGAATATGAAGTCTCAGATTAATGCTAAAATCAAAAAATCAAATCATTTTGGTTCTCTTACCTGGGACGGAAAAAGCACAGGATTTGTACAGCTTGAAGATGTCCCTAGATTAGCATCTATCAGAAAAGGTGATACTATTGTTACGGGAGGACAATCTGTAATTTTCCCTGAGGGAATCAACATTGGTACAGTAGATAAAATCTTTATTAAAAAGAACACCAGTTACTACGTCATAAATGTTAAATTATTTAATGACATGACGAATCTAGGACACGTTTACATAATTAAAAGTAAAGACAGAGAAGAACTTATTAATCTAGAAAACAAAAGCAAAGAAAAAAATGAATAG
- a CDS encoding DedA family protein has translation MNNFQWTQLLNPEFYITLSIGGVQIGLFIVLFIVFAETGLFAGFFLPGDSLLFLAGIYSRDLIQNVVYIPGDFINVFLLSTAVALMGVLGNMTGYWFGAKSGYYLFKKEDTFWFKKKYLLQSKDFFEKYGGKAIIYARFLPIFRTFAPIIAGIVSMDKKKFMFYNILSSFLWSFILIFSGHYLYGVFLEQGIDLKEHIEVIIIVIIIISTFPVLLKLLKKKPTEQI, from the coding sequence ATGAATAACTTTCAATGGACCCAGTTACTAAACCCTGAATTTTATATAACTTTAAGTATCGGAGGTGTTCAGATTGGGTTATTTATTGTTCTGTTTATTGTATTCGCAGAAACAGGACTTTTTGCAGGCTTTTTCCTTCCAGGGGACAGTTTACTTTTTTTAGCAGGTATTTATAGCCGAGATTTAATTCAAAATGTTGTTTATATCCCAGGTGATTTCATAAATGTATTTTTGCTTTCTACTGCAGTAGCTTTAATGGGAGTATTAGGTAACATGACAGGTTACTGGTTTGGAGCAAAAAGCGGTTATTACTTATTTAAGAAAGAAGATACTTTCTGGTTTAAGAAAAAATACCTTTTACAATCTAAAGATTTCTTCGAAAAATACGGCGGAAAAGCTATTATTTATGCTCGCTTTCTGCCAATCTTCAGAACATTTGCACCTATAATTGCAGGAATTGTTTCGATGGATAAAAAGAAGTTTATGTTCTATAATATTTTGAGTTCTTTTTTGTGGTCGTTTATTTTGATCTTTTCGGGACATTATTTATATGGTGTCTTTTTAGAACAAGGAATCGATTTAAAAGAGCATATTGAAGTTATTATTATAGTTATTATCATCATCTCTACATTCCCGGTTTTACTTAAGCTTTTAAAGAAAAAACCAACAGAGCAAATATAA
- the purH gene encoding bifunctional phosphoribosylaminoimidazolecarboxamide formyltransferase/IMP cyclohydrolase produces the protein MSTTKKIQSALISVFSKDGLEPIVRKLHEQNVTLYSTGGTEEFIKNLGIPVVPVEDITSFPEILGGRVKTLHPKIFGGILNRQDNESDVQQMKEFDIPQIDLVIVDLYPFEKTVASGASEQDIIEKIDIGGISLIRAGAKNFKDTVIVASVNEYSLLLDIITEQDGSTTLENRRLFASKAFHVSSHYDGAIFNYFNTDETIYKESIANGQVLRYGENPHQKGFFFGDFDAMFKKVHGKELSYNNLLDVDAAVNLIAEFKTDGPTFAILKHNNACGLASRKTISEAYLAALACDPTSAFGGVLISNTKIDLETAQEINKLFCEVVIAPSYDDEAITVLQEKKNRIILVQNEVELPSRQVRTCLNGLLIQDRNNITDNKEHLKTVTVTEPTAQEIEDLIFASKICKNTKSNTIVFAKNGTLISSGTGQTSRVDALIQAVDKAKAFGFDLNGASMASDAFFPFPDCVELAKKAGITAVIQPGGSIKDELSINYCNENNLAMVFTGTRHFKH, from the coding sequence ATGAGCACAACAAAAAAAATACAATCAGCGTTAATTTCTGTTTTTTCAAAAGATGGATTAGAGCCAATCGTTAGAAAATTACACGAGCAAAACGTAACACTTTACTCAACTGGAGGAACAGAAGAATTCATTAAAAACCTTGGAATTCCGGTAGTTCCAGTAGAAGATATTACATCATTTCCTGAAATTCTTGGCGGAAGAGTAAAAACACTTCACCCGAAAATTTTTGGAGGAATCTTAAACCGTCAGGATAACGAGAGCGATGTACAGCAAATGAAAGAATTTGACATTCCTCAAATTGATTTAGTAATTGTTGATTTGTATCCTTTTGAAAAAACTGTTGCTTCAGGTGCAAGTGAGCAAGATATTATTGAAAAAATTGACATTGGAGGAATTTCATTAATCCGCGCTGGTGCTAAAAACTTTAAAGACACTGTAATCGTAGCTTCTGTAAACGAATACAGCTTGCTTTTAGATATTATTACAGAACAAGACGGAAGTACAACTCTTGAAAACAGAAGATTGTTTGCTTCAAAAGCTTTCCATGTTTCATCTCACTATGATGGAGCTATTTTTAATTATTTCAATACTGACGAAACTATTTACAAAGAAAGCATTGCAAATGGTCAAGTTTTAAGATACGGTGAGAACCCTCATCAAAAAGGATTTTTCTTTGGCGATTTTGACGCTATGTTCAAAAAAGTGCACGGAAAAGAATTATCATACAACAATTTATTAGATGTTGATGCTGCTGTAAATTTAATTGCTGAATTTAAAACAGACGGACCAACATTTGCTATTCTAAAACACAACAATGCTTGTGGTTTGGCTTCAAGAAAAACAATCAGCGAAGCCTATTTAGCCGCTTTAGCTTGTGATCCAACTTCTGCTTTTGGTGGAGTTTTGATTTCAAACACAAAAATTGATTTAGAAACGGCACAAGAAATCAATAAATTATTCTGCGAAGTGGTAATCGCACCATCATATGATGATGAAGCAATCACAGTTTTACAAGAAAAGAAAAACAGAATTATTTTAGTTCAAAATGAAGTTGAATTACCATCTCGTCAAGTAAGAACTTGTCTTAACGGATTGTTAATTCAGGACAGAAATAATATTACAGATAATAAAGAGCATTTAAAAACCGTTACAGTTACAGAACCTACTGCTCAAGAGATCGAAGATTTGATCTTTGCTTCTAAAATCTGCAAGAATACAAAATCAAACACTATTGTATTTGCTAAAAACGGAACATTGATTTCTTCTGGTACAGGTCAGACTTCAAGAGTTGACGCTTTAATTCAAGCTGTTGACAAAGCAAAGGCTTTTGGATTTGATTTAAACGGAGCTTCGATGGCAAGTGATGCATTTTTTCCATTTCCGGATTGTGTAGAATTAGCCAAAAAAGCAGGAATAACTGCTGTAATTCAGCCAGGAGGTTCGATAAAAGACGAATTAAGCATAAATTATTGCAATGAAAACAATCTTGCAATGGTATTTACAGGAACACGTCATTTTAAACATTAA
- the rodA gene encoding rod shape-determining protein RodA: protein MKNQSVKNNIDWISVFIYIALVTLGWLNIYSSSLLSTDGTYQKQLIFIGCTIPLIFVVLFVDGKFYEKYASIIFGVSLLSLAGLFLFGKTIAGQRCWYAIGSFTLQPSEFAKAATSLALAKYLSDTQINLKETNRQLQALAIVFLPVMLILPQPDPGSALIYSVFILVLFREGLPSWYVWTGFITILLFVLTLVLEPYVVILISLGVLLIIHFKGRAVDRNIILSAIMLAVISGFVLSVDYVFDNVFKQHHRDRFNILLGKTVDMKGIGYNTNQSEIAIGSGGWLGKGFLEGTQTKGGFVPEQHTDYIFTTVGEEWGFVGSLVVILLFTCLFLRVIYLAERQKTKFSRVYGYCVAGILFIHFFVNIAMVIGIFPTIGVPLPFFSYGGSGLWGFTILLFIFLKMDANKVNEW, encoded by the coding sequence ATGAAAAATCAAAGTGTAAAAAATAATATTGATTGGATAAGTGTCTTTATCTACATTGCGTTGGTAACTTTAGGCTGGCTGAATATCTATTCATCTTCTCTATTATCAACTGACGGCACTTATCAAAAACAGCTGATTTTCATTGGATGTACCATTCCTTTAATTTTTGTTGTGCTTTTTGTTGACGGAAAATTTTATGAAAAATACGCCAGTATAATTTTCGGTGTTTCTCTTTTGTCCTTAGCCGGATTATTTCTTTTTGGAAAAACAATTGCAGGTCAGCGATGCTGGTACGCTATTGGAAGTTTTACCCTTCAGCCTTCAGAGTTTGCAAAAGCCGCAACTTCATTGGCATTGGCCAAATATTTAAGTGACACTCAAATAAATTTAAAAGAAACCAACAGGCAGCTGCAGGCTTTAGCAATCGTCTTTCTTCCAGTAATGCTAATTTTACCACAGCCTGACCCAGGAAGTGCTTTAATTTACAGCGTTTTCATTTTGGTTTTATTTAGAGAAGGACTTCCTTCGTGGTATGTATGGACAGGATTTATTACCATTTTATTATTCGTCCTTACACTCGTATTAGAACCATATGTGGTTATTTTAATTTCACTTGGAGTACTATTGATTATTCATTTTAAAGGAAGAGCTGTAGACAGAAATATCATTTTAAGTGCTATTATGCTAGCGGTAATCTCTGGTTTTGTTCTTTCTGTTGATTATGTATTTGACAACGTTTTTAAACAGCACCACAGAGATCGTTTCAATATTTTATTGGGTAAAACCGTCGATATGAAAGGTATTGGATACAATACCAATCAATCTGAAATTGCGATTGGATCTGGAGGATGGCTTGGAAAAGGCTTCCTAGAAGGTACGCAGACAAAAGGAGGTTTCGTGCCAGAACAACATACAGATTACATCTTTACAACCGTTGGAGAAGAATGGGGTTTTGTTGGCTCTTTAGTCGTTATCTTGCTTTTCACTTGTCTGTTTTTAAGAGTAATTTATTTAGCTGAAAGACAGAAAACAAAATTCAGTCGGGTTTACGGATATTGTGTTGCCGGAATTCTGTTTATACATTTCTTCGTTAACATTGCCATGGTTATTGGTATTTTCCCAACAATTGGGGTTCCTCTGCCCTTCTTTTCTTATGGAGGTTCTGGACTCTGGGGATTCACCATTTTGCTGTTTATCTTCTTAAAAATGGATGCTAATAAGGTAAATGAATGGTAA
- a CDS encoding rod shape-determining protein, producing MGFFDFMTEDIAIDLGTANTLIIHNDKVVIDSPSIVARDRVSGKIIAVGKEANMMQGKTHENIKTIRPLKDGVIADFDASEKMINMFIKSIPALKKRMFTPALRMVVCIPSGITEVEMRAVKESCERVNGKEVYLIHEPMAAAIGIGIDIMQPKGNMIVDIGGGTTEIAVIALGGIVCDKSVKIAGDVFTNDIVYYMRTQHNLFVGESTAEKIKIQIGAAIEDLDGPPEDMSVQGRDLLTGKPKQVDVSYREIAKALDKSIQRIEDAVMETLSQTPPELAADIYNTGIYLAGGGSMLRGLDKRISQKTDLPVYIAEDPLRAVVRGTGMALKNIAKFKSILIK from the coding sequence ATGGGATTTTTTGATTTCATGACCGAGGATATTGCGATAGACCTTGGAACCGCAAACACTTTAATCATTCATAATGATAAAGTTGTTATTGATAGTCCGTCTATCGTTGCACGTGATAGAGTATCTGGCAAAATCATTGCTGTTGGTAAAGAAGCCAACATGATGCAAGGTAAAACACATGAAAACATCAAAACTATAAGGCCTTTGAAAGATGGTGTAATCGCTGATTTCGATGCTTCGGAAAAAATGATCAATATGTTCATTAAAAGTATTCCTGCATTGAAAAAAAGAATGTTTACCCCAGCTTTACGTATGGTTGTGTGTATTCCTTCTGGTATTACTGAAGTGGAGATGAGAGCGGTGAAGGAATCTTGTGAGAGAGTAAATGGTAAAGAGGTTTATTTGATCCATGAGCCAATGGCAGCGGCAATTGGTATTGGTATCGACATTATGCAGCCTAAAGGTAACATGATTGTGGATATTGGAGGTGGTACAACTGAAATTGCAGTTATCGCATTAGGCGGAATTGTATGTGATAAATCTGTAAAAATTGCAGGTGACGTTTTCACAAATGATATCGTATATTACATGCGTACACAGCATAACCTTTTCGTAGGAGAAAGTACCGCAGAAAAAATTAAAATTCAAATTGGAGCGGCTATCGAAGATTTAGATGGACCACCAGAAGATATGTCTGTTCAAGGTAGAGATTTGCTTACTGGTAAACCAAAACAAGTTGATGTTTCTTACCGTGAAATTGCAAAAGCATTAGACAAATCGATTCAGCGTATTGAAGATGCGGTAATGGAAACATTATCTCAAACTCCACCTGAGTTAGCTGCCGATATCTACAACACTGGTATTTATTTAGCTGGTGGAGGATCAATGTTAAGAGGTCTTGACAAACGTATTTCTCAAAAAACAGATTTACCGGTTTACATTGCCGAAGATCCATTAAGAGCAGTTGTACGCGGAACAGGAATGGCTCTTAAAAACATTGCAAAATTTAAAAGCATCTTAATTAAATAA
- a CDS encoding heavy-metal-associated domain-containing protein: MKNLILIAIISFLGFTAEAQTKKNKNLKYTTEVNGNCEQCKKRIEKAAFGVPGVKTASWDVSTHQLSVILNEEKSSTKDLNMAVAKAGHDTKEVKATDTDYNNLHSCCKYEREQ, translated from the coding sequence ATGAAGAATTTAATTTTAATAGCGATAATTAGTTTTTTAGGATTTACGGCTGAGGCTCAAACTAAAAAAAATAAGAATTTAAAATACACGACAGAAGTAAACGGAAATTGCGAACAGTGCAAAAAACGAATTGAAAAAGCCGCATTTGGTGTTCCAGGTGTAAAAACTGCTTCTTGGGATGTAAGCACCCACCAGCTGAGTGTTATTTTGAATGAAGAAAAATCTTCTACAAAAGATTTAAATATGGCAGTTGCAAAGGCCGGACACGATACAAAGGAAGTAAAAGCGACAGATACAGATTATAATAATTTACATTCTTGCTGCAAATACGAAAGAGAACAATAA
- the mrdA gene encoding penicillin-binding protein 2 — MRKVLLPSLIIIAASLLVIRIFYLQIVDDSFKLKSENNAIKKVYDYPERGYIYDRNGKLMVANQASYDIMVIPRDIKEDLNVAEFCALLNITREEYDKRIAKAKVYSPRLPSVFLSQLNKNEFAAFQEKIRKYEGFYFQKRSLRDYEVDYGANIFGFITQVNEKQIAQNPYYNSGDLIGKQGVEESYEEILRGIKGVKYIQKDKYNREIGPYKEGRYDTIAVAGEDINLTIDAELQKYGEELMINKRGGIVAIEPKSGEILALVTAPSYDPGILVGRQRSKNYTLLYHDSIAKPLYDRGLLAEYPPGSPFKILTGLVALQEGVVNEQTTFMCHHGFSYGGGRFMKCHGFGPHQLHNGIYNSCNTYFGQAYMLTINKYADPGKAVDVWSDHVKSFGLGQFMGYDLPTGKRGNIPTSKTYKRIYPNGGWRSSTIVSNAIGQGEVLMTPIQLANMMATVANQGYYYTPHIIKKIEGKKIDAKFTTKHTTTIDQKYFPPVISGLFDVYNKGTAYALKVNGIDICGKTGTAENFAKINGKRTQLKDHSIFVAFAPKDNPKIAIAIMIENGGFGANVAGPIASLMIEKYLRHKITRTDLETRVLNKSLAAEYAKLGGMNEASKIESVPKDSILQAKIVKPKTEAPKTEAKKTTIDTTKQN, encoded by the coding sequence ATGAGAAAAGTCTTGCTGCCCTCTTTAATTATTATTGCAGCGTCTTTGCTAGTGATTCGGATATTCTATCTGCAGATTGTCGACGATTCATTTAAATTGAAATCAGAAAATAATGCGATAAAAAAGGTCTACGACTACCCGGAACGAGGTTATATTTATGATCGAAATGGCAAACTTATGGTTGCCAATCAAGCTTCTTATGACATCATGGTAATCCCAAGAGATATCAAAGAAGATCTTAATGTGGCCGAATTTTGCGCACTTTTAAATATTACAAGAGAAGAATACGATAAACGAATTGCAAAAGCAAAAGTTTATAGTCCGAGACTTCCATCTGTATTTTTATCTCAGTTAAATAAAAACGAATTTGCTGCTTTTCAAGAGAAAATCAGAAAATACGAAGGTTTCTACTTCCAGAAACGTTCTCTTCGTGATTACGAAGTAGATTATGGCGCGAATATTTTTGGTTTCATTACGCAGGTAAACGAAAAACAAATTGCACAGAATCCGTACTATAACAGCGGGGATTTAATTGGAAAACAAGGTGTAGAAGAAAGTTATGAAGAAATTTTACGCGGTATAAAAGGTGTAAAATACATTCAGAAAGACAAATACAACCGTGAAATTGGCCCTTATAAAGAAGGACGATACGATACGATTGCCGTTGCTGGAGAAGATATCAATTTAACTATTGATGCAGAACTTCAAAAATACGGAGAAGAATTAATGATTAATAAAAGAGGTGGAATTGTAGCAATCGAGCCTAAATCAGGGGAAATTCTTGCTTTAGTTACAGCTCCTTCTTATGATCCGGGAATTTTAGTTGGAAGACAAAGATCTAAAAACTACACGCTTTTATATCATGATTCTATCGCCAAACCATTATATGACAGAGGACTTTTAGCAGAATATCCTCCGGGTTCTCCATTTAAAATTTTAACTGGACTAGTGGCTTTACAGGAAGGCGTTGTAAACGAACAAACGACTTTTATGTGTCATCACGGATTTAGTTATGGAGGCGGACGTTTTATGAAATGCCACGGTTTTGGACCTCATCAGCTTCATAATGGAATTTACAATTCTTGCAACACCTACTTTGGCCAAGCTTACATGTTGACCATAAACAAATATGCAGATCCTGGAAAAGCGGTTGACGTTTGGAGTGATCACGTAAAAAGTTTTGGTTTAGGACAATTTATGGGATATGATTTACCAACAGGTAAAAGAGGAAATATTCCAACATCAAAAACATATAAAAGAATTTATCCTAATGGCGGATGGAGAAGTTCAACGATTGTATCTAACGCGATTGGACAGGGAGAGGTCTTAATGACGCCGATTCAGCTTGCAAACATGATGGCAACTGTTGCAAATCAAGGATATTATTACACGCCTCACATCATTAAGAAAATTGAGGGTAAGAAAATTGATGCTAAGTTTACCACAAAACATACGACTACGATTGACCAGAAATATTTCCCTCCAGTTATCAGCGGTTTGTTTGATGTATATAACAAAGGAACAGCTTATGCACTTAAAGTAAACGGAATTGATATTTGCGGAAAAACTGGTACTGCTGAGAACTTTGCTAAAATTAATGGTAAAAGAACACAGCTTAAAGACCACTCTATTTTCGTAGCATTTGCTCCAAAAGATAATCCAAAAATTGCTATTGCAATCATGATTGAAAACGGAGGTTTTGGTGCCAACGTAGCCGGACCTATTGCGAGTTTAATGATAGAGAAATATCTGAGACATAAAATTACGAGAACAGATCTTGAAACAAGAGTTTTAAACAAAAGTTTGGCTGCTGAATATGCTAAACTGGGCGGAATGAACGAAGCTAGCAAAATTGAATCGGTACCAAAAGATTCTATTTTACAAGCAAAAATCGTAAAACCAAAAACCGAAGCTCCTAAAACTGAAGCTAAGAAAACAACAATAGACACTACTAAACAGAACTAA
- a CDS encoding rod shape-determining protein MreD — MNSALLVNIFRFIILLAVQIVIFNNMNFLGYISSFPYILYIILYPVNSNRAGLIISSFLLGLVMDMFCNSGGTHATACLILSYYRPYIFKFSFGLSYEYQTIKLNESLTPERFSFILVSVLLHHIVLFTLEAFQFKFIIDVLLRTLFSTIFTIITSIIIIYLIKPNKR; from the coding sequence ATGAATAGCGCTTTGTTAGTAAATATTTTTCGTTTCATTATACTGCTGGCAGTTCAAATTGTTATTTTCAATAACATGAATTTTCTAGGATACATAAGCTCATTCCCTTATATTTTATACATCATATTATATCCAGTAAACAGTAATAGAGCTGGTTTGATTATTTCGAGTTTCTTATTAGGGCTGGTAATGGATATGTTTTGTAATTCGGGAGGAACTCACGCAACAGCTTGCTTAATATTATCGTATTACAGACCTTATATTTTCAAGTTCTCTTTCGGATTAAGTTATGAATACCAAACCATTAAACTAAACGAATCATTAACACCAGAACGGTTTTCATTTATTCTGGTCTCGGTTTTATTACATCATATTGTACTGTTTACATTAGAAGCATTTCAGTTTAAGTTCATTATCGATGTATTGCTCCGAACACTCTTTAGCACCATTTTTACTATTATCACTTCAATTATAATAATTTATCTTATTAAGCCCAATAAACGATGA